One genomic window of Pseudomonas aeruginosa includes the following:
- a CDS encoding acetoacetate--CoA ligase: MPAPLWSPSAERIAASRMEAFRRFVNQRHALGLVDYPALHAWSVQRREAFWQAIVDFFEVRFQQPPRAVLEEGAQMPSARWFPGATLNFAEHLLRRRDDAPALIAVSEDGRREVLSHAELARHVAGLQKRLAALGIGPGDRVAALMPNTWQTVVGMLATASLGATWSSCSPDFGTQGVIDRFGQIEPRVLIACAGYRYAGKSLDLTAKLNEVLAGLPGLEQLLVVPYDRPQAQPQDYRCQAQVALWDGFYQAEGEPVFTPVPFEQPLYILYSSGTTGVPKCIVHATGGVLLQHLKEHGLHTDLGDGDRLFYYTTCGWMMWNWLASGLAVGASLVLYDGSPFHPGPERLLDLIDAEDIAVFGASAKYLAALEKAGVRPRHSHRLDSLRTLLSTGSPLAHESFDYVYRELKSDLCLSSISGGTDIVSCFAIGNPVLPVWRGELQCKALGMAVEIWDDDGRRLASGKGELVCTRHFPSIPLGFWNDPDGTRFHDAYFASFPGVWAHGDYAEETVHGGLVIHGRSDAVLNPGGVRIGTAEIYRQVEKVEEVLESIAIGQDWQGDVRVLLFVRLRDGVRLNEPLRERIRQTIRANATPRHVPAKIIQVADIPRTLSGKIVELAVRNVIHGRPVKNTDALANPQALELYRDLAELRD; encoded by the coding sequence ATGCCCGCACCGCTCTGGAGCCCTTCCGCCGAACGCATCGCCGCCAGTCGCATGGAGGCCTTCCGACGCTTCGTCAACCAGCGGCACGCCCTCGGCCTGGTCGACTACCCGGCGCTGCATGCCTGGAGCGTGCAGCGGCGCGAGGCGTTCTGGCAGGCCATCGTCGACTTCTTCGAGGTGCGCTTCCAGCAACCGCCGCGTGCGGTCCTCGAGGAAGGCGCGCAGATGCCCTCGGCGCGCTGGTTCCCCGGCGCCACGCTGAATTTCGCCGAACACCTGCTGCGCCGCCGCGATGATGCCCCGGCGCTGATCGCGGTGAGCGAAGACGGTCGCCGCGAGGTGCTCAGCCACGCCGAACTGGCCCGTCACGTGGCGGGCCTGCAGAAGCGCCTCGCCGCCCTGGGCATAGGCCCCGGCGACCGGGTCGCCGCGCTGATGCCGAACACCTGGCAGACCGTGGTCGGCATGCTCGCCACCGCCAGCCTCGGCGCGACCTGGTCGAGCTGCTCGCCGGACTTCGGTACCCAGGGTGTGATCGACCGCTTCGGCCAGATCGAACCGCGCGTGCTGATCGCCTGCGCCGGCTACCGCTACGCCGGCAAGTCGCTGGACCTGACCGCCAAGCTCAACGAGGTGCTCGCCGGCCTGCCCGGCCTGGAGCAACTGCTGGTGGTGCCCTACGACCGTCCGCAGGCGCAGCCGCAGGACTACCGCTGCCAGGCGCAGGTCGCGCTGTGGGACGGGTTCTACCAGGCCGAGGGCGAGCCGGTCTTCACCCCGGTGCCCTTCGAGCAGCCGCTGTACATCCTCTATTCGTCGGGCACCACCGGAGTCCCCAAGTGCATCGTCCATGCCACCGGCGGCGTGCTCCTGCAACATCTCAAGGAGCACGGCCTGCACACCGACCTGGGCGACGGCGACCGGCTGTTCTACTACACCACCTGCGGCTGGATGATGTGGAACTGGCTGGCCTCCGGTCTGGCGGTGGGCGCCAGCCTGGTGCTCTACGACGGCTCGCCGTTCCACCCCGGCCCCGAGCGCCTGCTGGACCTCATCGACGCCGAGGACATCGCCGTGTTCGGCGCCAGCGCCAAGTACCTGGCGGCGCTCGAGAAGGCCGGCGTGCGCCCGCGCCACAGCCACCGCCTGGACAGCCTGAGGACACTGCTCTCCACCGGTTCGCCGCTGGCCCACGAAAGCTTCGACTACGTCTACCGCGAGCTGAAGAGCGACCTCTGCCTGTCGTCGATCTCCGGCGGCACCGACATCGTTTCCTGCTTCGCCATCGGCAACCCGGTGCTGCCGGTGTGGCGCGGCGAACTGCAATGCAAGGCGCTGGGCATGGCCGTGGAAATCTGGGACGACGACGGCCGCCGCCTCGCCAGCGGCAAGGGCGAGCTGGTCTGCACCCGGCATTTCCCGTCGATCCCGCTGGGCTTCTGGAACGACCCGGATGGCACCAGGTTCCACGACGCCTACTTCGCCAGCTTTCCCGGCGTCTGGGCCCATGGCGACTACGCCGAGGAAACCGTCCACGGCGGGCTGGTCATCCACGGCCGCTCCGACGCGGTGCTCAATCCCGGCGGCGTGCGCATCGGCACCGCGGAAATCTACCGCCAGGTGGAAAAGGTCGAGGAAGTCCTCGAGTCCATCGCCATCGGCCAGGACTGGCAGGGCGATGTGCGTGTGCTGCTGTTCGTCCGCCTGCGCGACGGCGTGCGACTCAACGAGCCGCTGCGCGAACGCATCCGCCAGACCATCCGCGCCAACGCCACGCCGCGCCACGTACCGGCGAAGATCATCCAGGTCGCCGATATCCCGCGCACCCTGAGCGGCAAGATCGTCGAGCTTGCGGTGCGCAACGTGATCCACGGCCGCCCGGTGAAGAACACCGACGCCCTGGCCAACCCGCAGGCGCTGGAGCTTTATCGCGACCTCGCCGAACTGCGCGACTGA
- a CDS encoding CoA transferase subunit B — protein sequence MALTREQMAQRVARELKDGYYVNLGIGIPTLVANYVPEGIDVMLQSENGLLGMGAFPSEAEVDADMINAGKQTVTARVGASIFDSAQSFAMIRGGHVDLTVLGAFEVDVRGNIASWMIPGKLVKGMGGAMDLVAGAENIIVTMTHASKDGESKLLPYCTLPLTGCGCIRKVLTDLAYLEIEDGAFILRERAPGVSVEEIVAKTAGKLIVPEHVPEMSF from the coding sequence ATGGCACTTACCCGCGAACAGATGGCGCAGCGCGTGGCGCGCGAATTGAAGGACGGCTACTACGTCAACCTCGGCATCGGCATCCCGACCCTGGTGGCCAACTACGTGCCGGAAGGCATCGACGTCATGCTCCAGTCGGAGAACGGCCTGCTCGGCATGGGCGCGTTCCCCAGCGAGGCGGAAGTCGACGCCGACATGATCAACGCCGGCAAGCAGACCGTGACCGCCCGCGTCGGCGCGTCGATCTTCGACTCGGCGCAGTCCTTCGCCATGATCCGTGGCGGCCACGTCGACCTCACCGTGCTCGGTGCCTTCGAGGTGGACGTGCGCGGCAACATCGCCTCCTGGATGATCCCCGGCAAGCTGGTCAAGGGCATGGGCGGCGCCATGGATCTGGTGGCCGGCGCCGAGAACATCATCGTCACCATGACCCACGCCTCCAAGGACGGCGAGTCCAAGCTGCTGCCGTACTGCACCCTGCCGCTGACCGGTTGCGGCTGCATTCGCAAGGTGCTCACCGACCTGGCCTACCTGGAGATCGAGGACGGCGCCTTCATCCTCCGCGAGCGCGCCCCCGGGGTCAGCGTCGAGGAGATCGTGGCGAAGACCGCCGGCAAGCTGATCGTCCCCGAGCACGTGCCGGAAATGAGTTTCTGA
- a CDS encoding short-chain fatty acid transporter, protein MTAILPIQESRSARFAMRCSNWAERWFPDSWVFAALAILIVSLAALAMGAGPTATAKAFGDGFWSLIPFTMQMAFVVIGGYVVASSGPASRLIDLLARVPKNGRSAVCWVALVSMLASLLNWGLSLVFGGLLVRALARRSDLRMDYRAAGAAAYLGLGAVWALGLSSSAAQLQANPASLPPSILAITGVIPFTETIFLWQSGVMLLALILVSLVIAYMTAPSAASARDAKDCGVDVSFTAPARLAPTRPGEWLEHSPLLIILLVLLAGGWLVHEFSTKPAILAISGLNTYNLLFLMLGALLHWRPRSFLDAVARAVPTTTGVLIQFPLYGSIAAIMTTVNGSDGETLAHHISTFFVQIASHDTYALLMGVYSAVLGFFIPSGGGKWIIEAPYVMQVANELQYHLGWAVQIYNAAEALPNLINPFYMLPLLGVLGLKARDLIGFSFVQLLVHIPLVLVLLWALGSTLAYIPPVMP, encoded by the coding sequence ATGACCGCTATCCTTCCCATCCAAGAAAGCCGCTCCGCGCGCTTCGCCATGCGGTGCTCGAACTGGGCCGAGCGCTGGTTTCCCGACTCCTGGGTGTTCGCCGCCCTGGCCATCCTCATCGTCAGCCTGGCCGCGCTGGCCATGGGCGCCGGACCGACCGCCACGGCGAAAGCCTTCGGCGACGGTTTCTGGAGCCTGATCCCGTTCACCATGCAGATGGCCTTCGTGGTCATCGGCGGCTATGTGGTGGCCAGTTCAGGCCCCGCCTCGCGTCTCATCGACCTGCTCGCGCGGGTGCCGAAGAATGGCCGCTCGGCGGTCTGCTGGGTGGCGCTGGTGTCGATGCTCGCCTCGCTGCTCAACTGGGGCCTCAGCCTGGTCTTCGGCGGCCTGCTGGTACGCGCCCTGGCGCGCCGCAGCGACCTGCGCATGGACTATCGCGCCGCCGGCGCCGCGGCCTACCTCGGGCTGGGCGCGGTGTGGGCGCTGGGCCTGTCGTCGTCGGCCGCGCAGTTGCAGGCCAACCCGGCCAGCCTGCCACCGTCGATCCTGGCGATCACCGGGGTGATCCCGTTCACCGAGACCATCTTCCTCTGGCAGTCCGGGGTCATGCTGCTGGCGCTGATCCTGGTCTCGCTGGTGATCGCCTACATGACCGCGCCGAGCGCCGCCAGCGCCCGCGACGCCAAGGATTGCGGGGTCGACGTGAGCTTCACCGCTCCGGCCAGGCTGGCGCCGACCCGGCCCGGCGAGTGGCTGGAGCACAGCCCGTTGCTGATCATCCTGCTGGTACTGCTGGCCGGCGGCTGGCTGGTCCACGAGTTCTCGACCAAGCCGGCGATCCTGGCGATCTCCGGGTTGAACACCTATAACCTGCTGTTCCTGATGCTCGGCGCGTTGCTGCACTGGCGCCCGCGCAGCTTCCTCGACGCGGTGGCGCGCGCGGTGCCGACCACCACCGGGGTGCTGATCCAGTTCCCGCTGTACGGCTCGATCGCGGCGATCATGACCACGGTCAACGGCAGCGACGGCGAGACCCTGGCCCACCATATCTCGACCTTCTTCGTACAGATCGCCTCCCACGACACCTACGCGCTGCTGATGGGCGTGTACTCGGCGGTGCTGGGCTTCTTCATTCCCTCCGGCGGCGGCAAGTGGATCATCGAGGCGCCGTACGTGATGCAGGTGGCCAACGAGCTGCAATACCACCTCGGCTGGGCGGTGCAGATCTACAACGCCGCCGAGGCGCTGCCGAACCTGATCAACCCGTTCTACATGCTGCCGTTACTCGGCGTGCTGGGGCTGAAGGCGCGCGACCTGATCGGCTTCTCGTTCGTCCAGTTGCTGGTGCACATCCCGCTGGTGCTGGTGCTGCTCTGGGCCCTGGGCAGCACCCTGGCGTACATCCCGCCGGTGATGCCGTAG
- a CDS encoding LysR family transcriptional regulator yields MTVKQLRAFLAVAQSLSFAQAGERLHLSQPALSLAIKSLEESLGGPLLERTTRSVSLTPEGETLLPLALRLLADWDNTEELLRQHFTLQLGKVSIAAMPSFAGNLLPLVLKTFRERHPRVNVAVHDVINEQVLEMVRNRRVELGIAFEPESLENLEFTPFYSDRFVAVVPTGSPLSGQERISWRELLGEPFITLQRPSAVRLLLEESVAAEHGRLPVAFESHQLVTVGRMVAQGLGVSAVPTLCIQQMQELGARCLPLYAPQVQRRVGLLRLSEHKLSTAAQALSDVLLHGTDWRSLALPQDQSTE; encoded by the coding sequence ATGACCGTCAAGCAGTTGCGCGCCTTCCTCGCCGTGGCGCAGAGCCTCAGCTTCGCCCAGGCCGGCGAACGCCTGCACCTCTCCCAGCCGGCCCTGAGCCTGGCGATCAAGAGCCTGGAGGAAAGCCTCGGCGGTCCGCTGCTGGAACGTACCACCCGCAGCGTCAGCCTCACCCCCGAGGGCGAGACCCTGCTGCCGCTGGCGCTGCGCCTGCTGGCCGACTGGGACAATACCGAGGAATTGCTGCGCCAGCACTTCACCCTGCAACTGGGCAAGGTCTCCATCGCCGCCATGCCCTCCTTCGCCGGCAACCTGCTGCCGCTGGTCTTGAAGACCTTTCGCGAACGCCACCCGCGGGTCAACGTGGCGGTGCACGACGTGATCAACGAGCAGGTGCTGGAGATGGTCCGCAACCGACGCGTCGAGCTGGGCATCGCCTTCGAGCCGGAGTCCCTGGAAAACCTCGAGTTCACCCCGTTCTACAGCGACCGCTTCGTCGCCGTGGTGCCGACCGGCTCGCCGCTGTCCGGGCAGGAGCGGATCAGTTGGCGCGAACTGCTCGGCGAGCCCTTCATCACCCTGCAACGCCCCTCGGCGGTGCGCCTGCTCCTGGAAGAAAGCGTGGCCGCCGAGCACGGTCGCTTGCCGGTGGCGTTCGAGAGCCACCAACTGGTCACGGTCGGGCGGATGGTCGCCCAGGGACTCGGTGTCAGCGCCGTGCCGACCCTGTGCATCCAGCAGATGCAGGAACTCGGCGCGCGCTGCCTGCCGCTCTACGCGCCGCAGGTGCAGCGACGGGTCGGCCTGCTGCGGCTGAGCGAGCACAAGCTGTCCACCGCCGCCCAGGCCCTCAGCGACGTGCTGCTGCATGGCACCGACTGGCGCTCGCTGGCGCTGCCGCAGGACCAGTCCACGGAGTGA
- a CDS encoding CoA transferase subunit A: protein MSGLDKRVGSYEEALEGLTDGMTVLAGGFGLCGIPENLIAEIRRRGVRDLTVVSNNCGVDGFGLGVLLEDRQIRKMIASYVGENALFEQQLLSGELEVELTPQGSLAEKIRAGGAGIPAFFTATGYGTPVAEGKEAREFNGRHYILEPAITGDFAIVKGWKADHFGNVVYRHTAQNFNPLVATAGRITVVEVEEIVEPGELDPTQIHTPGIYVDRIIQGRFEKRIEKRTLRA, encoded by the coding sequence ATGAGCGGACTCGACAAGCGAGTAGGCAGTTACGAAGAGGCCCTCGAAGGCCTGACCGACGGCATGACCGTCCTCGCCGGGGGCTTCGGCCTCTGCGGGATTCCCGAGAACCTGATCGCGGAAATCCGCCGGCGCGGGGTCAGGGACCTCACGGTGGTCTCGAACAACTGCGGCGTCGACGGTTTCGGCCTCGGCGTGCTGCTGGAAGACCGGCAGATCCGCAAGATGATCGCCTCCTACGTCGGCGAGAACGCCCTGTTCGAGCAACAACTGCTCAGTGGCGAGCTGGAAGTCGAACTGACCCCGCAAGGCTCGCTGGCCGAGAAGATCCGCGCCGGCGGCGCCGGCATCCCGGCCTTCTTCACCGCCACCGGCTACGGCACCCCGGTCGCCGAGGGCAAGGAGGCGCGCGAGTTCAATGGCCGCCACTACATCCTCGAACCGGCCATCACCGGCGACTTCGCCATCGTCAAGGGCTGGAAGGCCGATCATTTCGGCAACGTCGTCTATCGCCACACCGCGCAGAACTTCAACCCGCTGGTCGCCACCGCCGGGCGCATCACGGTGGTCGAGGTGGAGGAGATCGTCGAGCCCGGCGAACTGGACCCGACGCAGATCCACACCCCCGGCATCTACGTCGACCGGATCATCCAGGGTCGCTTCGAGAAACGCATCGAGAAACGCACGCTGCGCGCCTGA
- the bdhA gene encoding 3-hydroxybutyrate dehydrogenase produces the protein MTLKGKTALVTGSTSGIGLGIALSLAEAGADLLLNGFGEVDAALAQVRARGVRAEHHPADLSSPEQIAELMAFAERTFGGVDILVNNAGIQYVAPVQEFPTERWDAIIAINLSSVFHTTRLALPGMLARGWGRIVNIASTHGLVASAGKSAYVAAKHGVLGLTKSVALETARTPVTCNAICPGWVLTPLVQKQIDARIAEGVSPEQAEHDLLAEKQPSLAFVTPEQLGGLTLFLCSEAADQVRGAAWNMDGGWVAQ, from the coding sequence ATGACCCTGAAAGGCAAGACCGCCCTGGTCACCGGTTCCACCAGCGGCATCGGCCTGGGCATCGCCCTGAGCCTGGCCGAGGCCGGCGCCGACCTGCTCCTCAACGGCTTCGGCGAGGTCGACGCGGCACTGGCGCAGGTCCGCGCCCGCGGCGTGCGCGCAGAGCACCACCCGGCCGACCTCTCCAGCCCGGAGCAGATCGCCGAACTGATGGCCTTCGCCGAGCGGACCTTCGGCGGCGTCGACATCCTCGTCAACAACGCCGGCATCCAGTACGTGGCGCCGGTGCAGGAATTCCCCACGGAACGCTGGGACGCGATCATCGCGATCAACCTGTCCTCAGTGTTCCATACCACCCGCCTGGCCCTGCCGGGCATGCTCGCGCGCGGCTGGGGGCGGATCGTCAACATCGCCTCGACCCACGGCCTGGTCGCCTCGGCCGGGAAGAGCGCCTACGTCGCCGCCAAGCATGGCGTGCTCGGCCTGACCAAGAGTGTGGCGCTGGAAACGGCGCGCACGCCGGTGACCTGCAACGCCATCTGCCCCGGCTGGGTGCTGACCCCGCTGGTGCAGAAGCAGATCGACGCGCGCATCGCCGAGGGCGTCTCGCCCGAACAGGCGGAACATGACCTGCTGGCGGAAAAGCAACCCTCGCTGGCCTTCGTCACCCCCGAGCAACTCGGCGGACTGACGCTGTTCCTTTGCAGCGAAGCCGCCGACCAGGTGCGCGGCGCGGCCTGGAACATGGATGGCGGCTGGGTGGCGCAGTAG
- a CDS encoding acetyl-CoA C-acetyltransferase, which translates to MQDVVIVAATRTAVGSFQGSLAGIPAPELGAAVIRRLLEQTGLDAGQVDEVILGQVLTAGSGQNPARQAAIKAGLPVGVPAMTLNKVCGSGLKALHLGAQAIRCGDAEVIVAGGQENMSLAPYVMPGARTGLRMGHAKLVDSMIEDGLWDAFNDYHMGITAENLAEKYGLTREEQDAFAAASQQKAIAAIEGGRFRDEITPIQVPQRKGEPLSFDTDEQPRAGTTVEALAKLKPAFRKDGSVTAGNASSLNDGAAAVLLMSAAKAKALGLPVLARIASYASAGVDPAIMGIGPVSATRRALDKAGWSLEQLDLIEANEAFAAQSLAVGRELGWDAARVNVNGGAIALGHPIGASGCRVLVTLLHEMIRRDAKKGLATLCIGGGQGVALTLARD; encoded by the coding sequence ATGCAAGACGTCGTCATCGTCGCCGCTACCCGTACCGCCGTCGGCAGCTTCCAGGGCTCGCTGGCCGGCATTCCCGCCCCCGAGCTGGGCGCCGCGGTGATCCGCCGCCTGCTCGAACAGACCGGTCTCGATGCCGGCCAGGTCGACGAAGTGATCCTCGGCCAGGTGCTCACCGCCGGGTCCGGGCAGAACCCGGCGCGCCAGGCGGCGATCAAGGCCGGCCTGCCGGTCGGCGTGCCGGCCATGACCCTGAACAAGGTCTGCGGCTCCGGCCTCAAGGCCCTGCACCTGGGCGCCCAGGCGATCCGCTGCGGCGACGCCGAGGTGATCGTCGCCGGCGGCCAGGAGAACATGAGCCTGGCGCCCTACGTCATGCCCGGCGCCCGCACCGGCCTGCGCATGGGCCATGCGAAGCTGGTCGACAGCATGATCGAGGACGGCCTGTGGGACGCCTTCAACGACTACCACATGGGCATCACCGCCGAGAACCTGGCGGAGAAGTACGGCCTGACCCGCGAGGAGCAGGACGCCTTCGCCGCCGCTTCGCAGCAGAAGGCCATCGCCGCCATCGAGGGCGGGCGCTTCCGCGACGAGATCACGCCGATCCAGGTCCCGCAGCGCAAGGGCGAGCCGCTGAGCTTCGATACCGACGAGCAGCCGCGCGCCGGCACCACCGTCGAGGCCCTGGCCAAGCTCAAGCCGGCCTTCAGGAAGGACGGCAGCGTCACCGCCGGCAACGCCTCCAGCCTCAACGACGGCGCCGCCGCGGTATTGCTGATGAGCGCGGCCAAGGCCAAGGCCCTGGGCCTGCCGGTGCTGGCGCGGATCGCCAGCTACGCCAGCGCCGGGGTCGACCCGGCGATCATGGGCATCGGCCCGGTCTCCGCCACCCGTCGCGCGCTCGACAAGGCCGGCTGGAGCCTGGAGCAACTGGACCTGATCGAGGCCAACGAGGCCTTCGCCGCGCAGTCCCTGGCGGTGGGTCGGGAACTGGGCTGGGATGCCGCCAGGGTCAACGTCAACGGCGGCGCCATCGCCCTTGGCCACCCGATCGGCGCGTCCGGCTGCCGGGTGCTGGTGACCCTGCTGCACGAGATGATCCGTCGCGACGCGAAGAAGGGCCTTGCCACCCTGTGCATCGGCGGCGGGCAGGGCGTCGCCCTGACCCTGGCCCGCGACTGA
- a CDS encoding GntP family permease — protein MSVIIALAALGLLMLAAYRGYSVILFAPLAALGAVLLTDPSAVAPTFTGVFMEKMVGFIKLYFPVFLLGAVFGKLIELAGFSRSIVAAAIRLLGTRQAMLAIVLVCALLTYGGVSLFVVVFAVYPFAAEMFRQSDIPKRLIPATIALGAFSFTMDALPGTPQIQNIIPSTFFGTHAWAAPWLGTLGALFVFAVGMLYLRRQANKARRNGEGYGSDLRNEPETADDLRLPNPWLALSPLVLVGVANLLFTHWIPQWYGQVHTLQLAGMATPLQTEVGKLTAIWAVQAALLLGILLVLASGFAAIRSRLAEGTRSAVAGSLLAAMNTASEYGFGAVIASLPGFLVLADALKSIPNPLVNEAITVTLLAGITGSASGGMSIALAAMSDTFIAAANAAQIPLEVLHRVAAMASGGMDTLPHNGAVITLLAVTGLTHREAYKDIFGITLIKTLAVFFVIGLFYATGLV, from the coding sequence ATGAGCGTGATCATCGCCCTTGCCGCCCTGGGCCTGCTGATGCTGGCCGCCTACCGCGGCTACAGCGTCATCCTGTTCGCCCCCCTCGCCGCCCTCGGCGCCGTCCTGCTCACCGATCCCAGCGCGGTCGCGCCGACCTTCACCGGGGTGTTCATGGAGAAGATGGTCGGTTTCATCAAGCTCTACTTCCCGGTTTTCCTGCTTGGCGCGGTGTTCGGCAAGCTGATCGAGCTGGCCGGCTTCTCCCGCTCCATCGTCGCGGCGGCGATCCGCCTGCTCGGCACCCGCCAGGCGATGCTGGCGATCGTACTGGTCTGCGCGCTGCTCACCTACGGCGGCGTCTCGCTGTTCGTGGTGGTGTTCGCGGTCTACCCGTTCGCCGCGGAGATGTTCCGCCAGAGCGACATCCCCAAGCGATTGATTCCGGCGACCATCGCCCTCGGCGCGTTTTCCTTCACCATGGACGCGCTGCCCGGCACCCCGCAGATCCAGAACATCATCCCCTCGACCTTCTTCGGCACCCACGCCTGGGCCGCGCCCTGGCTCGGCACCCTCGGCGCGCTGTTCGTCTTCGCCGTGGGCATGCTCTACCTGCGACGCCAGGCGAACAAGGCGCGGCGCAACGGCGAAGGCTACGGCAGCGACCTGCGCAACGAGCCGGAGACCGCCGATGACCTGCGCCTGCCGAATCCCTGGCTGGCGCTCTCGCCGCTGGTGCTGGTCGGGGTCGCCAACCTGCTGTTCACCCACTGGATCCCGCAATGGTACGGCCAGGTCCATACCCTGCAACTGGCCGGCATGGCCACGCCGTTGCAGACCGAGGTCGGCAAGCTCACCGCGATCTGGGCAGTGCAGGCGGCCCTGCTGCTGGGCATCCTGCTGGTGCTGGCGAGCGGTTTCGCGGCGATCCGCAGCCGCCTCGCCGAAGGCACCCGCAGCGCGGTGGCCGGCTCGCTGCTGGCGGCGATGAACACCGCCTCGGAATACGGCTTCGGCGCGGTGATCGCCTCGCTGCCGGGTTTCCTGGTGCTGGCCGACGCGCTCAAGAGCATTCCCAATCCGCTGGTCAACGAAGCGATCACCGTCACCCTGCTGGCCGGCATCACCGGTTCCGCGTCGGGCGGCATGAGCATCGCCCTGGCGGCGATGTCCGATACCTTCATCGCCGCCGCCAACGCCGCGCAGATCCCCCTGGAAGTCCTCCACCGGGTCGCCGCCATGGCCAGCGGAGGGATGGATACCCTGCCGCACAACGGCGCGGTGATCACCCTCCTGGCGGTCACCGGCCTGACCCATCGGGAGGCGTACAAGGACATTTTCGGTATTACCCTGATCAAGACCCTGGCGGTGTTCTTCGTCATCGGGCTGTTCTACGCCACCGGCCTGGTCTGA